The proteins below are encoded in one region of Solidesulfovibrio fructosivorans JJ]:
- a CDS encoding class I SAM-dependent methyltransferase — MRLLVWGTGSRAKQSVPALRTEAMEIVAFIDSFDSGGFFSGKPVLSPGQAAALKPGIDYDGVYIASYFAEEISATAESLGFPKSLFLPECFPHFLRYKERLGEEQFLRLLAVPWWYHAFEILPGIMTPGVCRYKPHLLEHPLARHVAGKRVLDIGAWDGPYTLEMARRGARVTAFDIQPPQQSGFDAMRALNGIDAAHICESVYNLAPDAHGRFDVVLFFGVYYHLRSPLLAIANINAVLEDGGLVFVEGAVLEGAGHVDAYCADNADSIANVAAMPMAYYVKDIFQDHWSNWWVPNMACLRHWFTSSGFTVEHEALFENDSRGYLIARKVGPVPPEHTVLDGPRS; from the coding sequence ATGCGGCTTTTGGTATGGGGAACGGGATCGCGGGCAAAGCAGTCGGTTCCGGCCTTGCGAACAGAGGCGATGGAAATCGTGGCCTTTATCGACAGTTTCGATTCGGGCGGCTTCTTTTCAGGAAAGCCTGTGCTTTCGCCTGGGCAGGCGGCGGCCTTGAAGCCTGGAATCGACTACGACGGGGTTTACATCGCCAGTTATTTTGCGGAGGAAATATCGGCGACGGCCGAATCCCTCGGTTTCCCCAAGTCCCTGTTTCTGCCGGAATGTTTTCCTCATTTTTTACGGTACAAGGAACGGCTTGGCGAGGAGCAGTTCCTCCGGCTTCTGGCCGTGCCCTGGTGGTACCATGCCTTTGAGATACTGCCCGGGATCATGACGCCAGGAGTTTGTCGCTACAAGCCGCATCTGCTTGAACATCCTCTGGCGCGACATGTCGCCGGCAAGAGGGTTTTGGATATCGGGGCCTGGGATGGGCCCTATACTTTGGAGATGGCCCGGCGCGGGGCGCGGGTCACGGCCTTCGACATCCAGCCCCCGCAACAGAGCGGCTTCGACGCCATGCGCGCCCTAAACGGCATCGATGCGGCGCATATTTGCGAGAGCGTCTATAACCTCGCTCCGGATGCGCACGGGCGGTTCGATGTGGTGCTTTTTTTCGGCGTCTACTACCACTTGCGCAGTCCCTTGCTGGCCATCGCCAACATCAATGCCGTGCTGGAGGACGGCGGGTTGGTCTTTGTGGAGGGCGCGGTGCTCGAAGGCGCGGGCCATGTCGATGCGTATTGCGCGGACAATGCGGACAGTATCGCGAACGTCGCCGCCATGCCCATGGCCTACTACGTCAAGGACATCTTCCAGGACCACTGGAGCAATTGGTGGGTGCCGAACATGGCCTGCCTGCGCCACTGGTTCACCTCCAGCGGCTTTACCGTGGAGCACGAGGCCCTGTTCGAGAACGATTCGCGCGGCTACCTCATTGCCCGCAAAGTGGGCCCCGTGCCACCGGAACACACTGTGTTGGACGGACCGCGTTCATGA
- a CDS encoding DUF1848 domain-containing protein yields MIISASRRTDIPAFYARWLVNRLRAGFCEVVSPFNAAQVSRVSLAPEDVDAIVFWTRDPRPLLPHLPELRAMGHEPFFLFTVLANPRELDPKCPAPDVSVPAFAALAAALPARITWRYDPIVLTEKTPPDWHRAAFARLAHRLAGLTDRVVVSFLEPYRKIAGRMKPLAAQGFAPFPPDEEERLRLLFDLRDMAAAHGMRLMTCCQPELYQEAGITPARCVDPDWIAARLGRPLALGKDPHQRPRCGCAPSKDIGAYDRCLFGCRYCYATSSFERARTAFARHDPGVTML; encoded by the coding sequence GTGATCATAAGCGCCAGCCGCCGCACGGACATCCCGGCCTTTTATGCCCGCTGGCTGGTCAACCGGCTGCGGGCCGGGTTTTGCGAGGTGGTGAGTCCGTTCAACGCCGCCCAGGTCAGTCGCGTCTCCCTGGCCCCGGAAGATGTCGACGCCATCGTCTTCTGGACCCGCGACCCGCGTCCGCTGCTGCCGCATCTGCCCGAACTGCGGGCCATGGGCCACGAACCCTTTTTCCTCTTTACGGTGCTGGCTAATCCCCGGGAACTGGACCCGAAATGCCCGGCCCCGGACGTTTCCGTGCCGGCGTTCGCCGCCCTGGCCGCCGCCTTGCCGGCTCGGATCACTTGGCGCTACGACCCCATCGTGCTGACGGAAAAAACACCGCCCGACTGGCACCGGGCCGCCTTTGCCCGACTGGCCCACCGCCTTGCCGGTCTGACCGACCGGGTGGTGGTCAGCTTCCTGGAGCCCTATCGCAAGATCGCCGGCCGCATGAAGCCCTTGGCCGCCCAAGGGTTCGCGCCGTTTCCCCCGGACGAGGAGGAACGCCTGCGCCTGCTTTTCGATCTGCGCGACATGGCTGCCGCGCACGGCATGCGGCTTATGACCTGCTGTCAGCCGGAACTCTATCAGGAAGCGGGCATCACCCCGGCCCGGTGCGTCGACCCGGACTGGATTGCCGCGCGTCTCGGCAGGCCCCTCGCCCTGGGCAAGGACCCGCACCAGCGGCCGCGTTGCGGCTGCGCCCCGAGCAAGGATATCGGCGCCTACGACCGCTGCCTCTTCGGCTGTCGCTACTGCTACGCCACGTCGAGCTTCGAACGCGCCCGGACGGCCTTCGCCCGCCACGACCCCGGGGTGACGATGTTGTGA
- a CDS encoding tRNA-binding protein encodes MEPLAFDDFLKVDMRVGRILAAEPLPKARIPAYKLTIDFGELGVRKSSARVTNLYAAGDLPGRQVIAVVNFPPKRIAGFLSEVLVLGLDGEGGVVLLAPEREVALGQRVF; translated from the coding sequence ATGGAACCACTTGCATTTGATGATTTTCTCAAGGTGGATATGCGCGTTGGCCGCATCCTGGCCGCCGAGCCGCTGCCCAAGGCCCGCATCCCGGCCTACAAGCTGACCATCGATTTCGGCGAGCTTGGCGTCAGAAAGTCGAGCGCCCGCGTCACCAATCTCTACGCCGCCGGCGATTTGCCCGGCCGGCAGGTCATCGCGGTCGTCAATTTTCCGCCCAAGCGCATCGCCGGTTTTTTGTCGGAGGTGCTGGTGCTCGGCCTCGACGGCGAGGGCGGTGTGGTGTTGCTCGCGCCCGAGCGCGAAGTGGCCTTGGGACAGCGCGTTTTTTAA
- a CDS encoding adenylyl-sulfate kinase, with protein MPATLWFTGLPGSGKSAVARAVEKTLTLGGSRVAYLEMDARRKAYFPKPTYSEAERESAYRLFAEEAAGLYRAGGHDYILMDASAPKRAMRDYARSLMARFAEAHIRCALATAMAREAARPEGLVMAGLYAKAMLRKTTGRQFPGLGQVIGVDVPFEEDPKAECIVEAEHLPIEACRDAVLAFLRSWGSEDSGGGAASPGPHRRGE; from the coding sequence ATGCCCGCCACGCTGTGGTTCACGGGACTGCCCGGATCGGGCAAAAGCGCGGTGGCCCGGGCCGTGGAAAAAACGCTGACCCTCGGCGGCTCCCGCGTGGCGTATTTAGAGATGGATGCCCGGCGCAAGGCCTACTTCCCCAAGCCCACCTACAGCGAGGCCGAACGCGAATCGGCCTACCGGCTCTTTGCCGAGGAAGCGGCCGGACTGTACCGCGCCGGCGGCCATGACTACATCCTCATGGACGCCTCCGCCCCGAAACGCGCCATGCGCGATTACGCCCGCTCGCTCATGGCCCGCTTCGCCGAGGCGCACATCCGTTGCGCCCTGGCCACGGCCATGGCCCGGGAGGCGGCCCGACCCGAAGGGCTGGTCATGGCCGGGCTCTACGCCAAGGCCATGCTGCGGAAAACCACCGGCCGGCAGTTCCCCGGCCTGGGGCAGGTCATCGGCGTGGACGTGCCCTTCGAGGAGGACCCGAAGGCGGAATGCATCGTGGAGGCCGAACACCTCCCCATCGAAGCCTGTCGCGACGCCGTGTTGGCCTTCCTGCGAAGTTGGGGGAGCGAAGACTCCGGGGGAGGCGCTGCCTCCCCTGGCCCCCACCGCCGGGGGGAATAA
- a CDS encoding phosphotransferase family protein → MRKGTEEKTPIVVRPEAVERYLRESFGDGARLIGVCAMGADGQGMKEFGYGKPVCLDFEVDGEARHGVLSIMRGDKYGHQFYWDRAAILMFQYEAGGRMEKHVRPIGLGYFDRDDRLVPVSAPKEFFIISEKAQGYDYYLDLQRIQKTGLEDRDVRMAREFAKWLARVHAVKKDDADLYLRRVRNLIGASECIFGLVDAYPHPYELFPPEKFCALEKRVIDWRWKLRGFTHRLSEVHGDFHPWNVLIQEDGAKRDFAVLDRSRGQWGEPADDVATMSLNYVLFGLYKEPKLAGDFERLYMTFWETYLRESGDDDILAVIAPFFVFRGLVVASPQWYPGHPPEVRKGLLRFLVNVLEDDRFDCQDFNRYMR, encoded by the coding sequence ATGCGCAAAGGGACCGAGGAAAAGACGCCCATCGTGGTGCGGCCCGAGGCTGTGGAGCGCTATTTGCGCGAATCTTTCGGCGACGGCGCGCGGCTTATCGGCGTATGCGCCATGGGCGCGGACGGCCAGGGCATGAAGGAATTCGGCTACGGCAAGCCGGTATGCCTGGATTTCGAGGTCGACGGCGAAGCGCGCCACGGCGTGCTGTCCATCATGCGCGGGGACAAGTACGGGCATCAGTTCTACTGGGACCGGGCGGCCATATTGATGTTCCAGTACGAGGCCGGGGGGCGCATGGAAAAGCATGTGCGTCCCATCGGGCTCGGCTATTTCGACCGGGACGACCGGCTGGTGCCGGTCAGCGCGCCCAAGGAATTTTTCATCATCAGCGAGAAGGCCCAAGGCTACGACTATTACCTGGATTTGCAGCGCATCCAGAAGACGGGCCTGGAAGACAGGGATGTGCGCATGGCCCGGGAATTCGCCAAATGGCTGGCCCGGGTGCACGCCGTCAAAAAGGACGACGCGGATTTGTACCTGCGCCGGGTGCGCAACCTGATCGGCGCGTCGGAATGCATTTTCGGACTGGTGGACGCCTACCCGCATCCCTACGAGTTGTTCCCGCCGGAAAAATTTTGCGCCTTGGAAAAACGCGTGATCGACTGGCGCTGGAAGCTGCGGGGCTTCACCCACCGCTTAAGCGAGGTGCACGGCGACTTCCACCCCTGGAACGTGCTGATCCAGGAAGACGGCGCGAAACGCGACTTCGCCGTGCTCGACCGCAGCCGGGGGCAGTGGGGCGAGCCGGCCGACGACGTGGCCACCATGAGCCTCAATTATGTGTTGTTCGGGCTGTACAAGGAACCGAAGCTCGCCGGGGATTTCGAGCGGCTGTACATGACCTTTTGGGAGACGTACCTGCGCGAATCGGGCGACGACGACATCCTTGCCGTCATCGCGCCGTTTTTCGTCTTCCGGGGACTGGTCGTGGCCTCGCCCCAATGGTACCCCGGCCATCCGCCCGAGGTGCGCAAGGGGCTCTTGCGCTTTCTCGTCAACGTACTCGAGGACGACCGGTTCGATTGCCAGGACTTCAACCGGTACATGAGGTGA
- a CDS encoding M48 family metallopeptidase has protein sequence MSVQRFRFAPGVTRRLAAALAAVFFFVTAVLVPAAQASLFSFDLKDERELGEKFNALIRARMPLIEDTEVNDYIQGIINRLVRVKPPMAFPITLGVINNNAVNAFAGPAGYVFVYTGLLLQMDHESEVAGVLAHELGHVSQQHIAKRMGEMQALSIGQLVGVLAGVILGQTTGNRDLGSAVAIGSQAASAHAYLKYSRDDEREADQVGMNTLVAAGYRPQGLVEAFETMRRLRFMQGGGVIPTYLSTHPGLEERMGYLRDRLKLLPKNVLDRKDNDVAFKRAQMLVRARYTDANNAVAYFRKLGDKATCLDKLGLAIALSRSLADVSQAKSAFETALACGGKDALVLRESGRYFLKIRDFARAKSLLQAALRQNPRDIDANYEYGRMLAQEGNYREAVTYLDQVRMRVPENPEIRAIYGQVLGQAGDIFHAYLNLTYAAIYENNPRQAKFQMEKAKAAAKNDDDRRELARLEETMKKRSAYWKKRF, from the coding sequence ATGTCCGTCCAACGCTTCCGCTTCGCGCCGGGCGTGACCCGGCGACTTGCCGCGGCCCTGGCCGCCGTCTTTTTCTTCGTGACCGCGGTCCTTGTCCCCGCGGCCCAGGCCAGCCTCTTCTCCTTCGACCTCAAGGACGAGCGCGAGCTCGGCGAGAAGTTCAACGCGCTCATCCGGGCCCGGATGCCCTTGATCGAAGACACCGAAGTCAACGATTACATCCAGGGCATCATCAACCGGCTGGTGCGGGTCAAGCCGCCCATGGCCTTTCCCATCACCCTCGGCGTCATCAACAACAACGCCGTCAACGCGTTCGCCGGCCCGGCCGGCTACGTCTTCGTCTACACCGGCCTGCTGCTCCAGATGGATCACGAATCCGAGGTGGCCGGCGTTCTGGCCCACGAACTGGGCCACGTCAGCCAGCAGCACATCGCCAAGCGCATGGGTGAAATGCAAGCCCTTTCCATCGGCCAACTCGTCGGCGTCCTGGCCGGCGTCATCCTCGGCCAGACCACCGGCAACCGCGACCTCGGCAGCGCCGTCGCCATAGGCAGCCAGGCGGCCTCGGCCCATGCCTACCTGAAGTATTCCCGCGACGACGAACGCGAGGCCGACCAGGTCGGCATGAACACCCTCGTCGCCGCCGGCTACCGGCCCCAAGGGCTCGTCGAGGCCTTTGAAACCATGCGCCGGCTGCGCTTCATGCAGGGCGGCGGCGTGATTCCCACCTACCTGAGCACCCACCCCGGCCTTGAGGAACGCATGGGCTACCTCAGGGACCGGCTGAAGCTGCTGCCCAAAAACGTGCTCGACCGCAAGGACAACGATGTGGCCTTCAAACGCGCCCAGATGCTGGTGCGCGCCCGCTACACCGACGCCAACAACGCCGTGGCCTACTTCCGCAAGCTCGGGGACAAGGCCACCTGCCTGGACAAGCTCGGGCTGGCCATCGCCCTGTCCCGGTCGCTGGCCGACGTGAGCCAGGCCAAATCGGCCTTCGAGACGGCGCTGGCCTGCGGCGGCAAGGACGCGCTGGTGCTGCGCGAATCGGGCCGCTATTTCCTGAAGATCCGCGACTTCGCCCGGGCCAAGAGCCTGCTCCAGGCGGCCCTGCGGCAAAATCCCCGGGATATCGACGCCAATTACGAATACGGCCGCATGCTGGCCCAGGAAGGCAATTACAGGGAAGCCGTGACCTACCTGGACCAGGTGCGCATGCGCGTGCCGGAAAACCCGGAAATCCGCGCCATCTACGGCCAGGTGCTCGGCCAGGCCGGCGACATCTTCCACGCCTACCTCAACCTGACCTACGCCGCCATCTACGAAAACAACCCCCGTCAGGCCAAATTCCAGATGGAAAAAGCCAAGGCCGCCGCCAAAAACGACGACGATCGCCGCGAACTGGCCCGGCTCGAAGAAACCATGAAAAAACGCTCGGCGTACTGGAAAAAGCGGTTTTAG